CAAAATTTATTAAATATAAAAGGTTATTGCTTCCAAATAACGAATAGTATCAAGATACGACTAACTCAATATTTACGTAAAGGCTCCTAAACTTATTATACGTTACACCCGTATTTAACTAAAAGGATTGCACACTTCCCTTTGAGTTGAACTAACGCATTAAATTAATATGAAAGAGAGAGAACCAAGATGAAACTAACATACAAGATAGAAGAAGTGATCAACAATTACAGTGAAGAAAAATCATTCTCAGGATCTATATTAGTTCAAAATGAAGAGGTTACTTATAAGAATGGATTGGGGTATGCAAATCTAAGTGAGAAGCTGCCTGTCACATCATGTACAAGATTTGGCATGGCATCTGGTAGTAAAATTTTCACCTCAATCGCAATATGCCAGTTAGTAGAAAGAGGATTATTATCTTTTAATACTTATTTACGAGATTGCTTAGATATTAATTTTCCGAACTTCCATTCAGAAATTACGATTCACCATTTGTTAACTCATACGTCAGGTATACCAGATTACTTCGATGAAGAAATCATGGAAGATTTTGAAGAGTTATGGCGAAACGTGCCTATGTACTCAATTCAATCACCTCACGACTTTTTACCAATGTTTCAAAATGGGGAAATGAAATTTGAGCCTGGTAGTAAATTTTCTTATAGTAATTCAGGGTTTATCATACTCGGTCTCATTGTGGAACAGATAACAGGGATGAAGTTCCCTGAATATATTAGAAAACATATATTTGATGTTTGCGATATGTCAGACAGTGGCTATTTCCGAATGGATCAATTACCTGAACGCACAGCACTCGGATACATTGATCAAGATAATGAAGGTGCCTGTAAAACTAATATTTACTCTGTTCCGATTATTGGTGGGCCAGATGGAGGGGCTTTTACAACTGTCTTAGACTTAACTAAATTTTGGGATGGTCTGTTAAATAGGAAAATTCTAAATGATGAATTAACAAATAAACTTCTACATCCACATGTTCAAGATGGACAAGATATCTATCATGGATATGGTGTTTGGATTTTAAAACGAGATGACGACATAATTAAATATTTCATATTCGGATTTGATCCCGGAGTGAGACTCCATTCATCATTTAATACAAAAACAAAGACACAAACACACATCTTATCAAATATAGAACAAAGCTTGTATCCTATTGTAACTGGAATTGATAAATTGTTTTCTTAGAAAATAAATGTTTAACTAATATAACGGTTGAAAAATTATTGTTATAATTTTTCAACCGTTATTATGTTTTTACTTAGCTATGACAAA
This portion of the Bacillus solimangrovi genome encodes:
- a CDS encoding serine hydrolase domain-containing protein: MKLTYKIEEVINNYSEEKSFSGSILVQNEEVTYKNGLGYANLSEKLPVTSCTRFGMASGSKIFTSIAICQLVERGLLSFNTYLRDCLDINFPNFHSEITIHHLLTHTSGIPDYFDEEIMEDFEELWRNVPMYSIQSPHDFLPMFQNGEMKFEPGSKFSYSNSGFIILGLIVEQITGMKFPEYIRKHIFDVCDMSDSGYFRMDQLPERTALGYIDQDNEGACKTNIYSVPIIGGPDGGAFTTVLDLTKFWDGLLNRKILNDELTNKLLHPHVQDGQDIYHGYGVWILKRDDDIIKYFIFGFDPGVRLHSSFNTKTKTQTHILSNIEQSLYPIVTGIDKLFS